ctgcattgggtcttagtttcagcatgtgggatccagttccctgactaggaatcgaacctgggctccctgcattaggTGCCTGGAATTTAACCCCTGTACCACCAGGGGAGTTCCTCAAAGATAGTTTACGAAAACATATGATTAAGCCCAAGGCATATGTGTATTTTCTAATAATGCTGAGAGAGAGCAAAACCGACAGGTCTTCATTCATCCATGAATTTGTTCGTATACTTGGTATTCCTAAAAGTACTAATAATCACTGTTTTTGAGTGCCTATATTTATTGGGCACTGTTGTGTTGAGCTTTAATCTTTGATCTGataattgtcttttctcctttgaaaagacAGGTATTATTTTGCACATTAACAATGAGAAAGCTAACCCAACACAATCTCACAGCTAAAAAGTGATGTAACCATAATTCAGCCATAGGTTATGTGATTGAGGAAACTGTACTGTCTACAAAAGGAGGCTCGTACAATTTGATGCAGGAAAATCCAGAGTCGGGAACTGGCTCTTAAGTTTTGATGCTGCCAGTGATTTCACAGGCGAGGTCAGACAGTCTCTCTGGGTCTTAGAGGGTTAGGTGAGATGGTATCTAATATCTGTTCTGGCTCAAAACTAACTTCTCTTCTATCTACTCTCGCTCCACAAATCACTGGTAATTTGGCGATTACACTGTCATCAGCACCTTTTTGTTGGAATGCTTATGTGTACTTCTAAAAAACTAATAATCAAAATATGTTCATTGTAGCAAATTTACACAATAGAAACACCCTCCGTAAAGAAAGTAAACAAGCTCCTTCATATTATTGCCCAAGAATAATGACTACTGATTGCTCATGAGTTATTGGAAGTAATATACAGgaggtatgtatgtatattggTGGAACTTTAGATAGTTGGTATCAtagtaaatattcttttttgtgtattcctcggaggagcctggtaggctgcagtccatggggtcgccaagagtcagacatgactgagcgacttccctttcccttgtAACACAAAACAGAAGTCGGTACTTATTTACatgttattaaataatttttcagaaatgttttagtaatttcaaaatatttagtttGGGCCAGAAAGAGTTTTTTTTCTGAAGTAGGTAATGACTATTCGTAGCCCAGAGTCATGGTTGGTACCTGCCAGGTGAACAAAAGTGCAAGATAAAAACCTTGTTCATGCAAGTTACGGCAAttgttatttgactttttaaatcaaTGTCTTGAAAATCACTTCTATCactaatgaaaaattatttctaataggATTTATACTTCATTGAATTTTCTGGTGAAAATTTCAATAAAGGTATCTGACGCTGCTCACTATTTACATTTGGAGTATATACTCCTGACCAGCATTGGTAAATGCTAAGTAACCCCCCTTAGCAAAATATTAAAGGATCAACACATATATCACAGTATTTATACTGAAGCTTTTTAAAGGTTCATTCCTGCTCCTTGGTGTAAAATAAAGACTTATGTCCACACACAAGTGtttgtagcagctttattcacagttgCCAAAatctggaagcaaccaagatgttcttcagtAGGCAAACAGATAAACTATATGACAGTCATACAACTAAGTACTATTCAATACCAAAAAGAAATCAGCTACCAAACCATAAACATATCTGAAGCactcttaaatgcatattatccagtgaaagaagccagtctgaaggTTATATAGTGTATGGTCACAACTAtaggacattctggaaaaggcaaaactattgcAACAGTAAAAAGGTCACAGGTAGCCAGCaggtaggaggaaaagagggggGAACAGGTGGAACACAGAGGATTCTTCAGGCAGTGAAACAATTGCCACTGACATTGTCTGCCAAAGCACATGGAATATACAACACTTGagaatgaaccctaatgtaaTCTATGGACTTTGAGTGATAATGATGTATCCCTTTGGGAGAATCTTGGTTTtactggagaaagaagaagaaacgtCACAGAGGAATGTTTGGAGaacaggaaaaaatgagaaaggcATGGTCTTAGCACTTAAAGAAACAGAAGCCTGATACTGGGCCCTGGGCGTGTAGGGGAGGGGGGCTGGGCACACGGCTCTTGACTAAGACTCCCCCCATCCCTGTAAACTGCTCCAGGAGGAAGTGCTGGAGGCAAGATACAGGAGGCTGATTTCCTGTCAGTGGCAGAAGTGGGCTGGTCCTCAGTGGACCGGGCAGCGTCTGAAATGACCCCTGCTGGAGAAGCAGAGGGGACTGGAAGGACAGCCCCCGCAGAAGGTGGGGTGCCTCTAGCTCTCCCCCATGTCTCCAGTTTCCGGGGTTGCTCGCAATCACGTGAAAGAATGGACAGGAAGAGTAGCAAAGACAGAAACACCTACCGTGTCCTGCCACAACGTGGGGtctctttaaatataatttaaagccTCGCACATTTCTATGTCAAAATAGAGGCATGGCAGTGAATCAGGCTTCAGTATCAGCTTTCATGTGTAAGCTTTAATCTTACTGTTACATTTTAAAGTAGTGTTTCCTCATCAGTACTGACAGTGCTTCTCAGGACTTGCTGTCAATATGCAAAACATTTAGAAATTTGAATTAAGCAGTACCTTGTCATGTTTTCTCTTCTCATGAGCATCTGAGGAGACTCTAAAGTAAATCAAAAGATAATTCACTGGTACATTTCTCAAAATACATGCAAATTGGAAAGTACAGATTTTATTGTTCAGTAGACAAATCTGTGGCATTATTTTGGAGCAAAGCAAGTATTTCTCTCTAAAATATAGTTGTGGAAGGCTAGTTTATGTCATGATGTCCTCTGGGGTTCAGGTCAGGTTTTTTTCCGTATTTATAACATTCTAGCACCAAGAGTTCCCTTCTTTTAGATTTTTACAAATATTGCCTAAAATCCTTATGCTATAGATTTAGTCTTCAAAGCTAAAATCCTTGCTAATGAGTACGTAAAGTCCAGTTCAAAAAATAAGTAATAGGGAAATAGTAAGTCACTTGCATGTGGAAAGTGAAAGAACTCAGCATGAATTGTGTAGTTCTTTAGGGAGCAGAAGCCGGATCTCAGTGGGGCATCACCTGTTCTAGACATTTCAGCAGGCTCTGGGGCCCTGGTTAAAGGGGCAGGAAGACCTTGTTCTCTGTCTTTATTAGGGACAGTTGTACACAGTTTGATATCAGGAAGCTTAGCTTGCCTTGTTAATTTAGATTTCCCAGAACACTTGGATCCTCAtagctgctattttttttttaatcccaaactGAATTGCCTGTGAGAAATATCAGTCTCTTTGCTTGAGCAAATTAATCTCTCTGTCTCTGAGAAACACACAGAGTTTTCTGACTCAAAAtatcccccctccttttttttttttttttgttttaaagtcaccGTTTTTGTCCCAGTAGAAGTTTCATTTCAACTTCGGCACAGGAAGAATGAATGAGCAAGTCTTATTAAATTACCTGAAATTTcagcttggtttttttttttatgattaagCAATATGTTCTCAATATTTCTCCCCTAAATACTAGAATCAAATTTTATACTCCAGTGTTGTAAAGTATAACATTAAATCCACTCATGAGAATATACTTAAGGAAGCTGTGATTTCCATgttacaaaaacaagcaaactgtCACACCCTTGTAAATCACAAGAAGGAAACACTGTTAAACTCCTCATAaggactttgtttctttttctttttataaatccaTAGTGCCTATAACCTGTGATGAGGATTCACATTTTACAGCCAGAAAGTAGCATGATATTAAAAATACAGCAAGACTGGGCACTGCTTCAcatcagaaaaaaatcacaaacttcAACTGATACAAGAGAATTTTTCACTCCATGCCCTACACAGAAGAAAAAGCTGTGGCTCATACAGACTGTTCAGATTGTACACATGAGAAGGAGAAGGTCTCTTAAGCTTGTGTTTGGCACCGCAGTTTGTCCCCATTTAATATCTGCTAGACAAATCACAGAGGCCACCTAGAGGAGAGCAGCAAATGATCTCTTTGAAGGTTTTCCTCAGTTCCTGGCTCCGCAGGGCGTAGATCAGAGGGTCGATGACAGAATTACACATGATCAGGATGAGATACAGGTTAAAGTGAGACATGAAGCACACGCAGTAGGGGTTCTGGGGGCAGGAGATGTAGAATATCAGGTGCAGGAAGAAGGGGGCCCAGCAGACAACAAAGACCCCGATCAGGATGGTCAGCGTGATCGCCCCCTTCATGTTGGCGCCCTGGCGGATGGCGCCGGTGCCTGGCAGGACCGCGATCCTCTTAATGTGGAGCCTGGCCATGAGGAACATGTGGACGTAGAGAGACGCCATGAGAGCCAGCATGGTGAAGAACACGGTGATGAGGCAGATGATGACAGCGCTGCTGTCTGAGTAAATGATGAACAAGACGCCCGACACCGTGCAGGCCGCCCAGATGGCACTGATGGTGATCGCCACCCGCCGCACCGTCATGATGCTATGGTACTGGAGCGCATAGAAGATGGTGAAGTACCTGTCCACCGCGATCGACAGCAAGCTGCAGATGGAGGCGAGCAAGGAGCTGCAGATCACCGAGTCGATGACGTTGTCAATATTCACCGTGAAGCTCTGCGCGTCCGTGTCTGTGCTGTTCAGCAGGGTGATGACAATGGTTTCGGACCCGTTGGAAACGCTCACCAACATGTCAGCCACAGCCAGGCTGCAGATGAAAAAGTACATGGGTGAGTGCAGATTCTTATTCTTGGCGATGGCCACAATCACCAGAATATTCTCCAACAAGCTGATGACCCCCAGAGTCACAAACACCTCGGGAGAGACAAAGAGCTGCTCATAGCACCCCCCGTCCGAGTAGCCTTTTGCCGGGGACTCACTGACATTGGTGGGCAGCCCGTGGCCGCTGCGGTTCCAGGAGTGGAGAGAGGTGTGCATTCCATGGGGCTGGGTGGAGTTCATCTTGGATTCAGGTCCCCTCTGGACTGACTGAACCTCCCGGGTCCGGCAGCCTCAGCGCCTTTCTCCAGTCTTGACTTGCCCCAAACGAAAGTTAGGTGGCCGACAGTGGCATGCCTGCTGTGAATAAACGTCCCGAGCTCCGGAGCTGGAGAGGAAGTTTTCAGTCTCTTTCAGGTGCGGCTCTGGTCGGCATCACTTGGAAATCCTAGGCTGCAAGATACTCCTTCTCCGTCGAGCCTGCCGCTGGCTTTTTTGTTCTCCCTTCCACTTCAACTTGAGTCGGAGGCATGCAGGTCTTTGCAGAATGATTTGCCTGGTGGCTGCGCTACGGCTGGGAGCCGGCTCTGTGTGCGCATGCTCTCATCAGCTGCCTCGCAGAGGTGCCGGTTCCGAACCTGAAGCTTTGCTTTGAGTGCCAGAAGCTGCTGCTGATTTTTATGGTgtgtgaagggaaaaaaaaaaaaaaatgctcagagtgactcctcctctgcttccttctgaCCAATCCGAGTCCAGTGGGGTCTGTGAGACACCCGCGATGGTCCAGAGACACAAACTGCAGGCAACCCCAATTCAGAGGCAGAAGCCTGTGGAGTCAGGCAGCCAGCAGGATGTGAGAGGCTAAATTTCCCCTGCAA
The Ovis aries strain OAR_USU_Benz2616 breed Rambouillet chromosome 23, ARS-UI_Ramb_v3.0, whole genome shotgun sequence genome window above contains:
- the MC4R gene encoding melanocortin receptor 4 — its product is MNSTQPHGMHTSLHSWNRSGHGLPTNVSESPAKGYSDGGCYEQLFVSPEVFVTLGVISLLENILVIVAIAKNKNLHSPMYFFICSLAVADMLVSVSNGSETIVITLLNSTDTDAQSFTVNIDNVIDSVICSSLLASICSLLSIAVDRYFTIFYALQYHSIMTVRRVAITISAIWAACTVSGVLFIIYSDSSAVIICLITVFFTMLALMASLYVHMFLMARLHIKRIAVLPGTGAIRQGANMKGAITLTILIGVFVVCWAPFFLHLIFYISCPQNPYCVCFMSHFNLYLILIMCNSVIDPLIYALRSQELRKTFKEIICCSPLGGLCDLSSRY